A genomic region of Neisseria cinerea contains the following coding sequences:
- a CDS encoding LPS-assembly lipoprotein LptE, translated as MNKILLTAAVLMLGACGFHLKGQSGALHTPAYKNWHIEGGQALQFPLETALHQVSVRVTDTGGAPMTLRINNISQRKETYTITRAAAINEYLLVLTVEAQVLKHGESVGRPMTVSVRRILDYADNEILGKQEEEETLWAEMRQDAAEQIVRRLTFLKAE; from the coding sequence ATGAACAAAATATTGCTTACCGCCGCGGTGCTGATGTTGGGCGCATGCGGTTTCCATTTGAAAGGGCAGAGCGGCGCTTTGCATACGCCCGCTTATAAAAACTGGCACATTGAAGGCGGTCAGGCATTGCAGTTTCCTTTGGAAACCGCGCTTCATCAGGTCTCGGTCCGTGTTACGGATACCGGCGGCGCACCGATGACCCTGCGTATCAACAATATTTCCCAGCGCAAGGAGACCTATACCATCACCCGTGCGGCGGCGATTAACGAATATCTCTTGGTGCTGACGGTTGAAGCACAGGTGCTGAAACACGGCGAATCTGTGGGCAGACCGATGACTGTTTCCGTCCGCCGTATTTTGGATTATGCGGACAATGAGATTTTGGGCAAACAGGAAGAAGAAGAAACCCTGTGGGCAGAAATGCGGCAGGATGCCGCCGAACAAATTGTCCGCCGCCTGACCTTCCTAAAGGCAGAATAA